In Candidatus Binataceae bacterium, a genomic segment contains:
- a CDS encoding adenylate/guanylate cyclase domain-containing protein: MTGTSAAENVEGERKTVTALFADIKGSMELIEDLDPEEARAIVDPALKLMIEAVQHYGGYVAQSTGDGIFAVFGAPVAHEDHPQRALYAALRIQEELKRYSDRTRAEGDLPIQARVGVNTGDVVVRSITTGEGRTEYAP; encoded by the coding sequence GTGACTGGAACATCTGCGGCCGAGAATGTGGAAGGCGAGCGCAAGACCGTTACCGCCCTTTTCGCCGACATCAAGGGCTCGATGGAGCTGATCGAGGATCTCGACCCGGAAGAGGCGCGCGCTATCGTCGATCCGGCACTCAAGCTGATGATCGAAGCGGTCCAGCACTACGGCGGCTACGTCGCGCAGTCCACTGGCGACGGGATCTTCGCGGTGTTCGGCGCGCCAGTCGCTCACGAAGACCACCCGCAGCGCGCCCTATACGCTGCGCTGCGAATTCAGGAGGAGCTGAAACGTTACTCGGACCGCACCCGCGCAGAAGGTGACCTTCCAATCCAGGCACGGGTGGGCGTGAACACTGGCGACGTAGTGGTGAGATCAATCACGACCGGCGAAGGGCGCACTGAATATGCTCCT